One window from the genome of Salvelinus namaycush isolate Seneca chromosome 19, SaNama_1.0, whole genome shotgun sequence encodes:
- the LOC120064002 gene encoding SLIT and NTRK-like protein 5 has product MFDNYGEICRRLCACEEKEGILTVSCESRGIVDLSEVSHVYFTTYNLLLTGNLLKRLSANDFVEYNGLTILHLGNNDISDVESGAFNGLQGLKRLHLNNNKIDALKKDFFVGLESLEYLQLDYNYITHVEPNAFSKLRHLDVLILNDNLISTLPTNIFQYVPLTHLDLRGNQLKLLPYSGVLEHMDSVVELQLEENPWNCSCELIALKAWLESISYTALVGDVVCEFPFRLHGRDLDEVSKPELCPRRAIAEYEMRPQAHQTTDAYFRTTPASVTASFPSSAILRSSSRPTKGPRQSGKLKSKPTSRIPSNKPQNYGQIVSYQTKSPVPLDCPTACTCNLQISDLGLNVNCQERKIEHISDLNPKPYNPKKMYLTGNYIPVVRRSDFIEATGLDLLHLGNNRIAHIHDRAFGDLTQLRRLYLNGNLIDRLTVDMFYGLESLQFLYLEYNVIREIVSNTFQHVPNIQLLFLNNNLLKTLPGEIFNGLKLARLNLRNNHLRNLPVSGVLDQLTSLVQVDLFENPWDCRCSIVEMKMWLEQLSTGTVVNNVICGSPKRLFGEDMRYIKTSNFCPNNSDILASLIPPSEETIPGSTITIETSLDDDTHINSVPLSVMILALLLMFIVSVFVAAGLFAAVKKRRQKTLNEQNNSMNACISSLNMEYGLYKKGSVPKVRTSAGHVYEYIPPPTEHTCKSTIYSPSQSKSVDGYRDFDELNGAFLNKHSDEEEGSNAISSEYSISTPEPLNKHSPLQDNHQYYYRDVEPDKPSSYSNALPCRHTAHSSNQYTSDFDIRHQYMHPERIQQTILYCTAPSTVYVEPNRSEYWELKAKLHIDPDYLEVLEKRTTFTQF; this is encoded by the coding sequence ATGTTTGACAATTATGGAGAGATATGTCGAAGATTGTGTGCCtgtgaggagaaagaggggatacTGACAGTAAGCTGTGAAAGTAGAGGAATTGTCGATCTCTCTGAAGTAAGCCATGTGTACTTCACAACGTATAATTTACTGCTCACAGGGAACCTTTTGAAAAGGCTCTCCGCCAATGACTTTGTTGAATACAATGGGCTTACAATATTGCATCTCGGCAACAATGACATATCCGACGTTGAATCAGGAGCTTTTAATGGACTTCAGGGATTAAAAAGATTACATCTCAACAATAACAAAATCGATGCCTTGAAGAAAGATTTTTTTGTTGGCCTTGAAAGTCTGGAATATCTTCAACTAGACTACAATTACATCACCCATGTCGAGCCAAACGCCTTCAGCAAACTGCGTCATCTGGACGTCCTGATTTTAAATGACAACTTAATTTCTACTCTTCCCACTAACATTTTCCAATATGTCCCTTTGACTCACCTTGACCTGAGGGGGAATCAACTGAAACTGCTCCCATATTCGGGTGTTTTGGAACACATGGACAGTGTTGTGGAATTACAACTAGAGGAGAACCCATGGAACTGCTCTTGTGAGCTGATTGCTCTAAAGGCCTGGCTTGAGAGCATATCCTACACCGCTTTAGTGGGTGATGTGGTCTGTGAGTTTCCATTCCGGCTTCATGGGAGAGATCTTGATGAGGTCTCTAAACCAGAACTGTGTCCCAGGAGAGCTATTGCAGAGTATGAGATGCGTCCCCAAGCACATCAGACCACTGATGCATACTTTAGGACCACACCAGCCTCAGTCACAGCCTCATTCCCATCCTCTGCCATCTTACGGTCCTCGTCAAGGCCCACCAAGGGACCTCGCCAGTCAGGCAAACTAAAGTCAAAACCCACGTCTCGCATCCCCTCCAATAAACCACAAAACTACGGTCAAATCGTTTCATATCAAACCAAATCCCCTGTGCCTTTGGACTGTCCTACTGCCTGTACTTGCAATCTCCAAATTTCAGACCTCGGTCTGAATGTCAACTGCCAAGAGAGAAAGATTGAGCACATCTCTGACTTAAATCCCAAACCCTACAATCCCAAAAAGATGTATCTCACAGGGAATTATATCCCTGTGGTGCGGAGATCAGATTTCATTGAAGCGACTGGATTAGATTTGCTTCACCTTGGCAACAATCGGATTGCTCACATCCATGACAGAGCCTTTGGGGATTTAACACAGTTACGCAGGCTGTACCTGAATGGGAATTTGATAGACCGCCTCACAGTCGATATGTTCTATGGATTGGAGAGCCTGCAGTTCTTATATTTAGAATACAATGTCATTAGAGAAATCGTGTCAAACACCTTTCAGCATGTCCCCAACATTCAGCTGCTCTTCCTGAATAATAACCTCTTGAAGACCTTACCCGGGGAAATCTTTAATGGGTTGAAATTGGCCAGACTAAATCTTCGCAATAATCACCTCCGCAATCTGCCTGTCAGTGGCGTGTTGGATCAGCTGACATCACTGGTGCAGGTAGACTTGTTCGAGAACCCGTGGGACTGCCGCTGTTCAATTGTAGAGATGAAGATGTGGCTGGAACAGCTCAGCACAGGCACGGTTGTGAACAATGTCATCTGTGGCTCCCCTAAAAGACTGTTTGGGGAGGATATGCGATACATTAAGACAAGTAATTTCTGTCCCAATAACTCCGATATCCTTGCCTCCTTGATCCCACCCTCTGAAGAAACCATTCCCGGCAGCACTATCACCATAGAAACATCATTAGATGACGACACACATATCAACAGTGTTCCTCTATCTGTTATGATCCTTGCCCTGCTCCTGATGTTCATTGTTTCAGTGTTTGTCGCTGCAGGACTGTTTGCGGCTGTGAAGAAGAGACGTCAAAAGACTCTAAATGAGCAGAATAACTCCATGAACGCGTGCATTAGTTCGTTGAACATGGAGTACGGTCTTTACAAAAAGGGATCCGTTCCAAAAGTCAGGACGTCTGCAGGGCATGTGTATGAGTACATCCCCCCTCCCACAGAACACACATGCAAGAGTACCATCTATAGCCCAAGCCAGAGCAAGTCAGTGGATGGGTACAGAGACTTTGATGAGTTGAATGGGGCGTTTTTGAATAAGCActcggatgaagaggagggtaGTAACGCAATAAGCTCTGAATACAGTATTAGCACTCCAGAGCCACTCAACAAACATTCCCCCTTACAAGACAATCATCAGTATTACTACAGAGATGTAGAACCCGACAAGCCGTCATCTTACAGCAATGCTTTACCTTGCAGGCATACTGCCCATTCATCAAATCAGTATACGTCCGACTTCGATATCAGACACCAATACATGCACCCAGAAAGAATACAACAGACAATATTATATTGCACAGCACCAAGTACTGTTTATGTTGAGCCTAACAGGAGCGAGTACTGGGAACTGAAAGCCAAGcttcatattgatcccgactacCTTGAAGTTCTTGAGAAACGTACAACGTTCACCCAGTTTTGA